The Halorussus gelatinilyticus genome contains the following window.
TTCCATCTTTTCGGAGAGGATCTGCTGGAACTGGGCGACGTCGACCTCGCCCTCGTCGGCGGGGCCTTCCATCGGACTCGTGTCGTAGCCCGCGTCTTCCTCTTCGTCTTCGGCTTCGGCCTCTTCCTCGTCGTCCTCGAAGAGTTCCTCGCGCTCGTCGAGTTTCGCGTTGAGCGCCTGTCGGAGGAAGTTGACCATCGTGACGCCCTCGATTTCGGCCGGGTACTGGAATCCGAGGAAGACGCCGAGCGCCGCGCGCTCGTTCGGTTCGAGGTCGAGCAGGTCCCACGAGCGCTTCTCCTCGGGAATCTCCTCGCCGAACTCGTCGTCCTCGAGGGTGAGGACGATTTCGCCCTCGGTTACTTCGTAGGCGGGGTGTCCGGCGACGACCTTCGCCGTCGTGGACTTTCCGCTTCCGTTCGGTCCCATCAGCGCGTGAATCTCGCCGGATTTGACTTCGAGATCGACGCCGTTGAGAATCTTCTCGTCGGCCTCGACCACCTCAGCGTGTAGATTTTTGAGTTCTAGCGTTGCCATTGTTAGGCTCACCTAAGTCGTTCGGAGAATGGGTTGTGCGACCCATAATGCTTTCGCATTCCCACGTAAATGGTTTCGCGCCGACGGAAAATATCTTTTCGGAATGGGAAAAACTGTCACGGGACGCGACCGGTGGTCCCGCAGTCGCGGGTCAGACGAAACTGCCGAGTCCGGTCTGCTCCTGTCCGGATTTCACCTCGTCCCACGAGATATCGAGCGCTTCGAGGATGCGCTCGATGGGGCCTTGGAGGGTCTTGTCGAGCATCTTGTCCCAATCGACCTCGAACTCCTCGGGCACTTGGTCGGAGAACTCGAAGCAGATCACGTCGGGGTCCTTCTTGAACTTCCTGTAGAGGCGGTCTTCCTTCGAGGACCCGCTCGGGTCGAAGCCTTCCTCGCTCTCCATCCGGTGCCAGAAGTCCGGATGGACGCCCTCCAAGTAGAGGCGCTTCGGTTTGCTCCCGCGCTGGAAGTTGGTCCCGAGCATGAGGTTGGCGTACTTCGCTCCCCGGACCTGCGCGGTGTCGGTGTCGTAGGCGTCGAGTCGCTTGCCGATGCCGCCGGGGATGCCGACGTCGTCCAGATTCACGTTCCCCGACTGGTAGTCCTCGATGACCTCGTGGACGTAGTCTTTCACGTCGTCTAACTCCTCGCCGTGGACGATCATGTCGATGACCCGCTTCTGGACCTCCTTCGTGATGGGCGCGATGTCCGAGCGCTTGTACTCGAAGCCCGTGATGTCGATGTCGTCTACGTTCTTGCCCTCCTTCCAGACGATGTGGCCCGCGTAGCGCTTCTTGGTCCCGGCTT
Protein-coding sequences here:
- a CDS encoding ABC transporter ATP-binding protein; amino-acid sequence: MATLELKNLHAEVVEADEKILNGVDLEVKSGEIHALMGPNGSGKSTTAKVVAGHPAYEVTEGEIVLTLEDDEFGEEIPEEKRSWDLLDLEPNERAALGVFLGFQYPAEIEGVTMVNFLRQALNAKLDEREELFEDDEEEAEAEDEEEDAGYDTSPMEGPADEGEVDVAQFQQILSEKMELLDMDETFAQRYLNAGFSGGEKKQNEVLQAAILEPSIAVLDEIDSGLDIDRLQDVSNGINALRDEQGTGILQITHYQRILDYVEPDHVHVMLDGEIAMSGGAELAEKLEDKGYDWVREEVYEAA